TCCACGGATGCAATTTGATGATAAGAGTCGTGTGGAGAAGGCAAAGAAGCGCTCAGTAGTGAAGCAAACTGAAGCCAAAAACAGGGTTGAACTTTTTAGGCATTTGCCTCAGTATGAACATGGAACAAGATTTCCCGAGCTTGAATCAAAATTCTTCCAGCTAGATCCAGTTCATCCTGCTGTTTTTAAGGTATACCCTgaacttattatttttcttgttccATCTATCCTGAAGAATCAAGGAGAGCTGCAAGAGCTTCTTTCTAATTTGCTACAAGGGTATATGGGTGACTAGGAGCTAGTATCCTGCTAGTACTTCAAAAATTCTTGCATTGAGATCTTGTATTTTCTACTTGGTATTAGGTTGGACTTAGATATTTGGCTGGAGATATTTCTGGTGGGAATGCCCGCTGTATTGCTATGCTTCAAGCTTTCCAAGAGTCCATCAAAGACTACTCAACTCCCCCGGAGAAAGTTCTTATAAGAGACTTGACTGCAAAAGTTAATTGTTATGTTTCATTTTTGATCGAGTGCAGGCCCCTCTCAATCAGCATGGGGAATGCTATTAGGTTCCTTAAAACTAGGATTGCGAAATTGCCTTTGACTTTGTCAGAGTCAGAAGCTAAAACCACTCTTGTGACAGATATTGATCACTTCATAAGTGAAAAGATAATACTTGCAGACAAGGTAATAGTCAAGCATGCAGTAACTAAAATAAGGGATGGTGACGTTCTTCTCACTTATGGATCCTCCTCTGCTGTTGAAATGATTCTGTTACATGCTCATGAGCTTGGCAAGGATTTCCGTGTCGTAGTAGTTGACTCACGTCCAAAGCTTGAAGGGAGATTACTACTTCGTCGGTTGGTGGGGAAGGGTGTTAAGTGTACATACACTCATATAAATGCCATTTCTTATATCATGCATGAAGTTACAAGAGTACTTTTGGGTGCTTCATCAGTTTTGTCCAATGGAACTGTCTATTCAAGGGTTGGAACAGCAAGCGTTGCTATGGTTGCTCATTCATTCCGAGTTCCTGTCTTGATATGTTGTGAAGCGTATAAATTTCATGAAAGGGTTCAACTTGACTCGATTTGCTCTAATGAACTTGGTATGGGTCCCAGCCTCACCCGCTGTtccattgttatttttttatgcttATAGCTTTCTTCAGGGATGGCAGCCTGTGTCTTACTAGCTCAGTCATGTGTCTGTACAGGTGATCCAGAAACTATAGCTAAGGTTCCTGGTAGGATGGAAATTAACCACTTGGATGGGTGGGCTAACAGTGATAATCTTCAACTTTTGAATCTGATGTAAGTATCATTATGTTAGAGATGATATATTCGGTTTTCGCTAAGCAGTCAAGTTCTTAGAGCTTACTTCTTATTTCCAATCCTTACAGTTACGATGCAACACCTTCAGATTATGTGTCAATGATAATTACAGATTATGGCATGGTAAGTAATCAACGGTTTTGTTTATATCATTTCCTTCCCTATATGGTTGCTGATGTAATTACCTAAACGAGCATGTAGTATAACTTGGAGTTTATCTCAATATATGCAGATCCCTCCGACAAGTGTTCCTGTAATAGTTCGCGAGTATCGCAGAGAATATTTATGGACATGAAAGGAACACAACTAAAATCTGCAAAGATCTGATAGTTGCCTCAAGAAAAGCAAAGGGACATGGGTTCTGACTACACTATGCACAAGTTTTTCGTCCCATCCTGCTATGTGCGTCTCAAAGATATAGATAGGGACATGGGTTCTGACTACCTCTGCGTAACATCTGTTAATTTCTCTTCGGTTCATTTTTGTGATAATAATTTTGAGTTATGTGCCTCAGGTTTTGGGTTCTCTATTTTTAGCTGACCCCATGAAGAGTGCGATTTCTCCGCCTCTCAGGGCAATTTTTGGAATGTAATCTCTCGATGGCAACAGATTTGTGAAATTGTGATGTTGATTTTCTTATGAATAACAAATTCGTTAAGTGAGTAGatttaattcatattttgtGAGCGAATAACATGATTTTGTTATTACTCTAGTAGGATGCTTGATCTTTATGTTTCTGATAGAAAATGAGGAACTTGATATACTTGTCCAGTAAATCTACTAGACAAGGTTTATTTAAAGATGTTCTTCACTTTGAATAATGTCATTTTATGATTAACAAGCGCAATTGATTTAGGACATAAAACTATTGGTGTTTACCCCCTTGTGGATGTAACTAGCAATGCTTATGAGAGTAGGGGtttcaaaaagaagaaaatgactaCTTTTCTCGAGGAAATAGAGGCCCTAGAAATTATGATGTGACAAATGGTGTCAAGGATAGGACAGAAGACAATCAGTTGCATCGTAGAAAATGAACTTTAGATTCGTTCTTTGAAAGGCTATTAGAcaaagagattaaaaaaaaagggaaagattCATTAGTGGACACAAAACAATCACTATCACATCTTTGTTAATGATGAAATTACTTTGGCTAATACGTTTTAAAATATTTCCCCCCTTGATCCGTAGGACGATGAGAATCCAAAGTAATTCCCGCGAGAGCCTGTATGAGTAAAACAAGAAGATTTAAATATTGCATTAAAAAGTCTGCCGTAATTAGTAAGCAAGTTAATTAATTACTCCATATGCTCGACACGATCTCCTAATAACAAATGGTCATGcttttatatattgatttttgagcagataaatataaaaatatcatttttctcCCCTTGAATTTCAACATTCCAAATTTATAACAAAGTATAAATTGATAACCGAGTGTAGGGATTGTTTTTATAAACTCCATATATATTTGGTTGAGAAAAACAGTGGAATAATAGTCCATACATCACAGTCGCTATTTATACTTTAATATCATAATTTCTACTTCTAGAATATTAAAAGAGGATAATAATTTGTTATGACACAtttgaaattataaaattaattccAAAATTTTTATAATCATACGAATATgatgacttattttaaaatgataaatttcgAAGTCTcttgttatcttttttttcttcttactaAAACTCAATGTTAGATCAAATTAAATCACTTGAATGAGTGAAAgtcaatatttttcaagtaaaattGACCAATAATGGATAATGCAACTGTTTTTCCAGAAAGAAATGAGTTAAAGTCACCAATTCCCAATGCCTCGACACCGTGGCATTCCTAGGCAGCATATTCCCATTAGCACGCcaaattcttctctatttttatattttataaataaaaccCTTGGATCCCTTCCTATTTACTCCTTCACCCCCCTCTAAACCAATTCATAATAGAACTTATAATACTCCCTCCTTTCATTTTTAAATGTCATCTTTACTATAAATAATTAATCCATAATacttgttattttataaaattaatgcctaaattacaatatttttcctattatactcTTGATAGTTAATTAAccttgaaaataaatatttgatcaacatagaaaaattaagtaaataattcatgttcattggtcaaattaattaattaaaatgaattaattcatattcattgactGAAAACTTAActcccaaaaaaattaattaaagataaaataataaacttacaTAATTCTTAAtactcataaaatttaaaataatgacatataaatagaaacgAAACCAAGCTAAACTCTCAAAAAGCAAAACATCACTTTTGATACCTTAGGCCTAAGCCAATTCTTAACGGTGCCCTTAACTATTAACTATTTATGATTGGAGGGCAATTGCGTCACTACAACGCGAAACACACTTTGGAGCTATCAATTTCCGGAAAAGACCCCTGTTAACGGTTATAAATACCGGGCGAGGAAGGTCGAAATGGTAAAAGCACATAGCCGAATCACTGTCTGGCGTGGGATCAGTacataaatagataaaaaaacaaaagtagTGAGGTAATTGTGAAAAAGCGAGGGAGCCGGAGGAGCCTCTTGTAAATTAGGAAATTCTCCGGCGAGGGTTTCAAATTCCGGTATCAGATTAACGGTTTTgctatttcttgattttcctaTCATTCTTCTTGCCGAAGGTAGTAAATCTGTGATTTCTGAATTTCTTGAGTTCTTGGAATCTTCCAGATATCTACGCCGCCGAGGAAATCTTGGACCGGGTGGTCGCTGTCACCAAGAACCGAACCTGTTGACAAGGGCAAAGGCATCGCCTTCACGGGTACTGCTCAGAAAAGTTTGACGAGCCAAGATTACGGAAATATGGATCAAGAAGCGCTAATTGAGAAGGTTTCCAAGCTCGAAAATGAGGTTAGGAAACTTAAGTATCTGTTGTTATTTGGAAACTTGTGGGTTAAGTTTAGTAACAATAATATTAGTAACCCAACTTTGCACTTTTATATGCCTATTGTTTCCACCCCTAATTGGataattacaaatttaatttaCACTCATATGTGAAGCTGATGTAAAATAGGAAATCCACCCTTAGATGTTAGATGTAGGATTTCTGATCTTGGGGCTCTTCTTTTGTGTGTCGATTTGTCAAGTTAAGTAgtgattttctattttataacttttgtACTTATAAAGAGAGAGCTTTGTAGTAATGTTAATGTTGTTTATCAACCTATTATTGCCCTCACCTTAtgcctcacttgtgggattacactaagtgtgttgttgttgttctatTGCGCTCACATTATTGATGCTTTAATGTTTTTGGATTGTTATGTATCGTTTGATGTTATGTTTGTGAATGGAAAATCTCATTTTAGGCTGTGTttgttttccattttacccTAACTTGCCTGCACCCCTCAACCCGCACAACCTGCTAAAAGGAGAATAAATTAAGAAGCTGTGGTTGGGCCATAGACAAAAGATAGAAAGTGCAAATGCTCACAATAATATGCCGAAGCCACTTGCAGGGTAGAAAGAAGAgttattgcttttttttttgtttggggttttatgttattttttctcaatatatCAGCTTCACAGTTGGTATACTTACAGTGGGCGTTCAATCATGTCGACAAAGTTGTTTACTGCAACGCTGCTTTATTTCTTCTGCAGCTTTTTGACTACCAATACAATATGGGCCTTCTCCTGCTTGAGAAGAAGGAATGGTCTTCTAAGTTTGAAGAAATCAAGCAAGCCTTAGAAGAATTAAATGAGGCCTATAGAAGGGAACAAGCAGCTCATTTAATTGCTATATCTGAAGTGGAGAAACGGGAAGAGAATTTAAGGAAGGCGCTTGGAGTCGAGAAGCAATTTGCGCGAGAGGTACAAGTTCTACTTCTTTATTAAGCATTCATAGGTTTTAACATTCATTGTTCTTTGAAGAAATCGGCAACTCATGCCCGACCTTTCAGATCCATTTTCCAgttcagaaaaataaattggTGACTCTAACTTGATTACTTACTGTGTTTATTGCTCTGGTACATTTCATCAGGAAAGCCAAAACCTGTTTCCTTTAGACAAGTAGGTATATCATTCATGATGCATTTCATCCTATGTGCTATTTAGAACGTCACCAGTACTTGTTTCTAAGGACTAAGTAATCAGTGATTTAGTAGTATAGGGTATTAacacaacaacaatttataGCATGCGTTATAATTTACAATTTcaggataataataataatgatactattattattattattatcattattattatactaACAACGTACAGTTTTTGAGACCATGTAATTATTGGCAGACATATTCTGCACTTCTGCTAAGAGCTATCAGATGTTTATATGGGATGTTATCTCACAATTCTGGCACCTgttatatcaatttttattttaacctATAATGATTTTAGTGCATATAAATCCATGCTGGTATTATTTAAAGTAACAAAAATTATAACAGTCCAGATTGACTTGTATGCTTGGCTTCTAGTTGTAGTGGCTGATTTTATTGATAACATGCATTTTATATGTTGAACTTGCGCAAAATTCCGGCTTTCATTTccttataaattacaattttttaatgaattatttAAATGGCTTCCTCCATGTTATTCTTAGATAATTGCTATCTAGTAAGGTTCTGTCTATTGAAGTTCTTCGTGTTGTGATGACTGTTAGTTTTGGTGACTAATGTGATGACGCGCAACATCATCATGCTACTTAGGTGCCATGTGGCATAAAGTTGTCAATGTGGAAGGCTTACATAGGAAGAAGTCGAGATATATGGAGATCTCCCTTAGAATTCCATGGATTTGCATGGAGGGTATGTGCACTAACAACTATAATTATTGGTTTGGTGCAGCTAGAGAAAGAGTTGCGTGAGATGCGCTCGGAGTATGCGGAGACCAAATATACCGCTGATTCAAAATTGGCAGAGGCAAATGCACTGGCTACTAGTGTTGAAGAGAAATCATTAGAGGTAGAAGCAAAGTTGCGTGCAGCTGATGCCAAGCTTGCTGAGGTGAACAGAAAGAGCTCTGAAATTGAGAGGAAACTTAATGCAGTCTATGCCCAAGAAAATTCACTTCGAAGAGAACGGTCATCTTTCAATGCAGAGTATGCTATTGGCTATCTATGAGActttcttatcccatatttcACCTCTAATTTGTTCCCATTTAAATTCACAGTTGCTTGCTAGTGACTCTCTTTTCTCTTGTTGTGTCAGGCGTGAAGCTTATGAGACTAATTTATCCAGACAAAGAGAGGACTTACAAGAATGGGAAAGAAAACTACAGGCAGCAGAGGAGAAGTTGGCTGATGGCCGAAGATTGCTTAACCAAAGAGAGCAGCGAGCCAATGACACTGATAGAATTTTGAGGCAAAAGCAGAATGACCTTGAAGATGAGCAGAGGAAAATTGTCACCGCTAACTCAgttttgaggaagaaagaagatgATATGAGCAGTCAGATAGAAGATCTTACTCACAAGGAGAAGGCAAGTTTCCTTTGAATTCTTCACGTGCCTAGCTGCAAAAGTGTAGTATGATGTTTACCTTACAAGTTTTCCACTTGATACAGGAACTTGAAGATGCAAGAAAGAGTCTGGAGATAAAAGAGAGGGAATTGCTCGATCTACAGGAGAAACTGAATATTAAAGAGAGAGTGAGTTCCTTTGTCCTTTCCTTTTCTGGGTTTGTCTAGTACGGATGGTTGAAAGTTAAGGCATTATTGATGAAGGTGGCCTCTGTTATCTTGAGTTCACTTTTGTCTGGCAATTATTTATTACGACGAAGCCATCAATCCTAGAAATTTTATCagtaattatctttttttttcttgaaatttttggaGAGGAAATTTAGCaaattgtttttgttgaaaattttccTTTGAACCTGTTCCAATTCTTTGAGTTGCCCTTTAAAAGCTTCCTCTGCCTTACGTTTTCTGTGGTTCAGTTTTCTAGTTTTCCTCCATCTTCCACCCTCCGAGTCTTTTGAGGAAGAGAGtaacttgaaaaagaaaagtcaagTATCTAAGATACCATTAAAGTTTGACATTTACCTTAAGACTTGTCCTTTCTAATTGTAAACAGGATGGTATTCAAAATCTAATGGATGAACAACGAAGTGTCCTGCATTCCAAGGAAGAGGAATTTGAATTGGAACTGAGGCAGAGGCGGGCATCATTGGATGAGGAACTGAAAGGTAAGGTGCTTGAACTGGAGAAAAAGGAAGCTGAAGTTAATCACATGGAAGAGAAGATTAAGAAACGAGAACAGGCCGTcgaaaagaaaatggaaaaagtaaaggagaaggagaaggatcaTGAGTTGAAGTTAAAAGCACTTAAGGAAAAGGAGAAATCTTTGAAAAATGAGGAAAAGTTTTTGGGAACTGAAAGGAAGCAACTAGATTCTGAGAAGGAGAATTTGCTAGCTCTGAAGGCTGAGCTTGAGAATGTAAGAGCTGAGCTTGAAAAGCAACAGATCAAGATTAGTGAGGATACAGAGCAACTTAAAATAACTGAAGATGAGAGAATGGAATATGCTCGCCTACAATCGGAACTGAAGCAGGAGATAGACAAATGTAGACTCCTCCGAGAAGATCTATTGAAGGAAGCTGAAGATTTGAAGCAGGAAAAAGAAAGGTTTGAGAGAGAATGGGAAGAACTAGATGAGAAAAGATCTGAGATCAAGATAAACTTGCAGGAACTTAATGAACAGAGAGCGAATTTCGAAAAACTGAAGCGCACTGAAGAGGAAAGGATAAGCAAGGAGAAGCTGGAAACAGAAAATTATGTCCAGAGGGAGTTGGAAGCCCTTAGAGTGGCAAGAGAAGCATTTGAAGCTACCATGGATCATGAGAAGTCAATATTAGCCGAGGAAACTCAAAGTGAGAAAAGCCAAATGCTTCATGCTTATGAACAGCAGAAAAGGGAACTTGAAAGTGATATGCAGAGGAAGCAGGAGGAAATGGAGTCTGCACTGCATGTACAAGAGAAACTCTTTGAGGAAGAGAGGCAGAAGGAGCTCAGCAATATTGAATATTTAAAGGAAATCACCCATAGAGAAATGGAAGAGATGAAATTAGAAAGAGTCAGTCTGGAGAAAGAAAAACAGGAAATTTCTGCTAACAAGGGGATTCTTGAAGTACAACAGTTGGAAATGAAAAAGGATATTGATGTGCTTGTTGGCTTAAGCAGGAAGTTGAAGGATCAGAGGTTAGCTTACATTAAGGAAAGGGACAGGTTTATTGATTTTGTCAAGCAGCAGAAGAGCTGCAACTCTTGTGGAGAAGGAATTCATGTAATTGAGTTTTATGACCTTCAAGCTCTAGCTGAAGCAGAGACTTTTGAGGCTCCTCCTCTGCCAAGTGTTGCACAGGAATATTTGAAGGATGGTCTACAAGGATCTCCGGGAAGGGCTAGCGATGAGCTGTCCCCTGGAGCTCTTAATACAGGATCCATGGTTTCTGCTGGAACCATGTCCTGGCTTCGAAAATGTACATCCAAGATTCTCAAATTCTCACCAAGCAAAAACATTGGAAATGCTGCTTCTGATTGTCTGATTGATGAATCTTCTCTGTCACAGAAGTGTGCAGGCATATCACCAAATAAACAATCAAACAAAGGAAATCCAATGGATCTGTCTGTTTCCATGAATGTTCTTGATGATCAGAGGGTTCAACAGGATGATGGCGTTAGAGAGGTCAAGGTTGGCCAAGACAATGTAGAAGACTCTCATCATTCAGACATGAAAGCTGGCCAGCGCAGAACTGTCAAGAAAGGGCGTGGTAGAACTAGTAAAACAGAAAAAGCTGCAAATACAAGGACAGTTCTTGGAAAAATTCCTAAAGAGGGTGAGAATATCACCAATGGAAGTTTGGAGACTTCAGATAATATGAACGAGGAGAGCCAGAGAGGATCTGGTCTTTTGGGTGGAGCACCGAGAAATGCCAGAAAGCGTAGTCATACATCACAGGGAACAGCTAGTGAGATTGATGGCAATAATAGTGAAGGACAGTCGGATAGTGTAGCCAGCATTCGCGGGAAGAGGAGACAACAGGCTGCCCCTAGTGTGCAGGCTCATGCTGAAAGAAGATACAATCTGCGCCGACCTAGAAGGTACGTTGTTTGAATGCCTTCTTAATAATGCATAGACTTGTTCTACCCACACGCCTAAAAAGATTTGCAATGTGAAGTAGGACCTTAGGACATTGCAGAACTTTTCTTGAGAATCACATGGAAAATTTTCATCCCTCCACCCCCctcgaaatatatatatatatatgttcacCAAGCATTATGAGCCACTGTTATTCACATGCTCAAGAGACAATTTTATTTAGGATAATTCATGGTATTTGACTTGGACATTCTTTTGTTCTCAGTGCTGCACCAGCAACATCCAATGGATCTTTGCCAGACCCAGTCTCAGAATCTCAGGAAGAGAATCAGACCTCTAAAGCTTCCCTGCAAACTCCTCAGGTGAACAACAATGAAGAtgtaaaagatagaaatttcGTCATTGGTCATCCCATGGTAGCTGAGAGCCCTGTTAGTACTCTTTTCCATCTGTTATACACAATTTCATAAACATACTCAAACTTGTTGGAATATGTTTCAGAAGTTCTTTATACTTGAGCTACTTTTGTGTGGTATGCAcatattttattctcttttatTCCTTGGAACACCTCGTTCCACTGGATTTTACTACAGTTTTCTTttgaaaaggtaaaaaatattatttacaaaagCAGCATTAAGTGCTGCAACCCTCTGCAGAGGGTGAGCAAATTCGTACGACAATTTCATGTTTGAAAAACTAGTGTAGCAGCATTAGGTGGTGCTGTTATAGACTGGTAGTTTCATCAATGtgatatatgtttttttgtaaCCAGCTGTTAATTaacatttattatatttctcTTGCCAGTTGAATGATGCAGTGGACAATCAGGAAAGCAGTGCTAACATGGCAAATGAGCTGTTGGATGATACAGGTTTGAGTGAAGAGGTGAATGAAACACCAAAACGACCTTCAGCTTACAGAGATGAGGAAGGGTCTGATGACAGTGATGATGAGGAGGAAGAGATAGAACATCCCGGTGAAGTCTCTGTAGGGAAGAAGATTTGGACTTTCATCACGACATAGTGGAGACCTAAATAACTGTAGTTTGTGGTCGTGCATTGGAGGTAGCTCTAGGAATCTTGATTGGTATTTCGTTTCTCTTGCTACTTGTAGAGTAATTTGATGATTTTAGAGTAATGTGCAGTGGTGTGTATCCTTAAAGTTTAGTCAACAGAATCAGTTTAGGGTCGGAAATTTGATTGTTCATATAATGTTGGTCCAACTCTGGGTGCATGCATATTGGTTTAACAATTTTTAGTATCCATATGCTTGCTGTCCCTAAGTTGACCATTGCAGCTGTAACACTAGAGTGTGCTTCTCTCCTGTATCTACACCATTGAAAGTTTAACCACTAAATAGGTGGATAATATTCTTCAATCTATTTGATTTTGATCCTCCTTGTAGGTGAAATTGTGGACGACTGTGTAATTAGACTTGCGTACATATCTGAGATGCtattttctatgttttgttAGTAGGGAAATGCTTTCCATGGTAAGAAGAAACATGGCTTCTCACTTGTGGTTAGATTCGTTACCACTATCTTAACTTTTAGTTTCATTAcattttctcttcaattttcaaataataaataagtttttatcGAACACACTGATTTGCAAATAGTAAACACCAATttaatttggagaaaaaaaaacatcaatattTTAATGAAGCAAACACCAAACACACGAGAATCTACAAAATGGGGGCAAAGAGGCCTGTATTGTAGGGATCTGAGTTATATGTTCAACAGGAAATTCTGCCACAGACACTTCTCTTCGACTATATTAACTACTTGTATTATATTTATCTACAAACAACTACACTTCAGCTAAAATAACTATTTGTACTACTATATTCATCTCCAAAAACTTCCTGAGTTCCCACATGATGGGTATCTAGGGAGGCAAGCTAATAAGGCCTAAGCCATGTTAATCAACTACAGTTGGCCACTATGTACATTTCATGTTTAACATATATACTATGATCTTGAGCAGGATTTATGGCAATCTTCACAAAAACTTTGCCACCAGCTGATGAGATTGTGCATCGGATCAACGTTGTCAATTACAGAACTGGCTGTACACTTGCGATGAATTTACACTTGAACAATCATGGCAATGTAATTTCATGTAGTCGCTAACCCCTTTCACCTCTCTGAAGCAATGGATTCCTTCTTGCTACATGCTTTTTAATGTCCCTGCATCATATTTGATGAAAGTGGAGTTACATCAATTGTGAAGCAAAAACATTGAGCAAAAGTTCAGGACATTAAACATACTTGCAACGGGGAACTAGGCAACTGATATCTTGACATGTCTGTGAATGCCAATGCAGTAAGGACCAGATTTTGCGACAAAGTGCGCATCCCCCTGGAACTCTAACACTGCACCGGCACGCATGTTGAAAAAGTTTCCTCATTTTGAGGCATCCTGAGTACGAGCAGGGATTACTTGGGGTTGCACGGCATTGTGATGCATGCACCAGTATATCCATTAATTTGACCTGCAACAGCAAATATCTTGTTAGATGAACGGAGCAATGCTGAATAGAACTATC
The Solanum stenotomum isolate F172 chromosome 12, ASM1918654v1, whole genome shotgun sequence DNA segment above includes these coding regions:
- the LOC125848919 gene encoding nuclear matrix constituent protein 1-like isoform X1 yields the protein MDQEALIEKVSKLENELFDYQYNMGLLLLEKKEWSSKFEEIKQALEELNEAYRREQAAHLIAISEVEKREENLRKALGVEKQFARELEKELREMRSEYAETKYTADSKLAEANALATSVEEKSLEVEAKLRAADAKLAEVNRKSSEIERKLNAVYAQENSLRRERSSFNAEREAYETNLSRQREDLQEWERKLQAAEEKLADGRRLLNQREQRANDTDRILRQKQNDLEDEQRKIVTANSVLRKKEDDMSSQIEDLTHKEKELEDARKSLEIKERELLDLQEKLNIKERDGIQNLMDEQRSVLHSKEEEFELELRQRRASLDEELKGKVLELEKKEAEVNHMEEKIKKREQAVEKKMEKVKEKEKDHELKLKALKEKEKSLKNEEKFLGTERKQLDSEKENLLALKAELENVRAELEKQQIKISEDTEQLKITEDERMEYARLQSELKQEIDKCRLLREDLLKEAEDLKQEKERFEREWEELDEKRSEIKINLQELNEQRANFEKLKRTEEERISKEKLETENYVQRELEALRVAREAFEATMDHEKSILAEETQSEKSQMLHAYEQQKRELESDMQRKQEEMESALHVQEKLFEEERQKELSNIEYLKEITHREMEEMKLERVSLEKEKQEISANKGILEVQQLEMKKDIDVLVGLSRKLKDQRLAYIKERDRFIDFVKQQKSCNSCGEGIHVIEFYDLQALAEAETFEAPPLPSVAQEYLKDGLQGSPGRASDELSPGALNTGSMVSAGTMSWLRKCTSKILKFSPSKNIGNAASDCLIDESSLSQKCAGISPNKQSNKGNPMDLSVSMNVLDDQRVQQDDGVREVKVGQDNVEDSHHSDMKAGQRRTVKKGRGRTSKTEKAANTRTVLGKIPKEGENITNGSLETSDNMNEESQRGSGLLGGAPRNARKRSHTSQGTASEIDGNNSEGQSDSVASIRGKRRQQAAPSVQAHAERRYNLRRPRSAAPATSNGSLPDPVSESQEENQTSKASLQTPQVNNNEDVKDRNFVIGHPMVAESPLNDAVDNQESSANMANELLDDTGLSEEVNETPKRPSAYRDEEGSDDSDDEEEEIEHPGEVSVGKKIWTFITT
- the LOC125848919 gene encoding nuclear matrix constituent protein 1-like isoform X2 is translated as MDQEALIEKVSKLENELFDYQYNMGLLLLEKKEWSSKFEEIKQALEELNEAYRREQAAHLIAISEVEKREENLRKALGVEKQFARELEKELREMRSEYAETKYTADSKLAEANALATSVEEKSLEVEAKLRAADAKLAEVNRKSSEIERKLNAVYAQENSLRRERSSFNAEREAYETNLSRQREDLQEWERKLQAAEEKLADGRRLLNQREQRANDTDRILRQKQNDLEDEQRKIVTANSVLRKKEDDMSSQIEDLTHKEKELEDARKSLEIKERELLDLQEKLNIKERDGIQNLMDEQRSVLHSKEEEFELELRQRRASLDEELKGKVLELEKKEAEVNHMEEKIKKREQAVEKKMEKVKEKEKDHELKLKALKEKEKSLKNEEKFLGTERKQLDSEKENLLALKAELENVRAELEKQQIKISEDTEQLKITEDERMEYARLQSELKQEIDKCRLLREDLLKEAEDLKQEKERFEREWEELDEKRSEIKINLQELNEQRANFEKLKRTEEERISKEKLETENYVQRELEALRVAREAFEATMDHEKSILAEETQSEKSQMLHAYEQQKRELESDMQRKQEEMESALHVQEKLFEEERQKELSNIEYLKEITHREMEEMKLERVSLEKEKQEISANKGILEVQQLEMKKDIDVLVGLSRKLKDQRLAYIKERDRFIDFVKQQKSCNSCGEGIHVIEFYDLQALAEAETFEAPPLPSVAQEYLKDGLQGSPGRASDELSPGALNTGSMVSAGTMSWLRKCTSKILKFSPSKNIGNAASDCLIDESSLSQKCAGISPNKQSNKGNPMDLSVSMNVLDDQRVQQDDGVREVKVGQDNVEDSHHSDMKAGQRRTVKKGRGRTSKTEKAANTRTVLGKIPKEGENITNGSLETSDNMNEESQRGSGLLGGAPRNARKRSHTSQGTASEIDGNNSEGQSDSVASIRGKRRQQAAPSVQAHAERRYNLRRPRSAAPATSNGSLPDPVSESQEENQTSKASLQTPQLNDAVDNQESSANMANELLDDTGLSEEVNETPKRPSAYRDEEGSDDSDDEEEEIEHPGEVSVGKKIWTFITT
- the LOC125848921 gene encoding uncharacterized protein LOC125848921 — translated: MDSRRVPRTVSDPKVRQVGFFAPPDRSQSGPFIPFSSSPPVSDLSPSGNSLSPVMIPPPRHLSVDVSLPRPGNLYPAPLSPLRRDSIPVGSYNPSEFSSPTTTNLPDDTSSPGWHRRGSSGKFATSLPSAGFELPAAKQNSFTASRLTTVSNVNAPLGLSDKDGEVQKERTASSKPLKEKTTKAERRALQEAQRAAKAAAKGEGTKTTTAASENLNPVKIAKGTLQKKESPPVAAPEKKGSDRATDKDRKKDVPHPRMQFDDKSRVEKAKKRSVVKQTEAKNRVELFRHLPQYEHGTRFPELESKFFQLDPVHPAVFKVGLRYLAGDISGGNARCIAMLQAFQESIKDYSTPPEKVLIRDLTAKVNCYVSFLIECRPLSISMGNAIRFLKTRIAKLPLTLSESEAKTTLVTDIDHFISEKIILADKVIVKHAVTKIRDGDVLLTYGSSSAVEMILLHAHELGKDFRVVVVDSRPKLEGRLLLRRLVGKGVKCTYTHINAISYIMHEVTRVLLGASSVLSNGTVYSRVGTASVAMVAHSFRVPVLICCEAYKFHERVQLDSICSNELGDPETIAKVPGRMEINHLDGWANSDNLQLLNLIYDATPSDYVSMIITDYGMIPPTSVPVIVREYRREYLWT